TGTGGTTCAACTTTCCTCGCAATGTCATCTGAGGCAAATGGAATACTCATAAAAACACGCACCCAGGCCTTGTCACGCAGTTCCTGTAACACTTCAATATCTCGCACGATGAGGGCTGATTTCGTAATGAGTCCCACGGGATTCTGGAATTCTGCACAGACTTGGAGGCATGATCGAGTGAGTTGGTAAGTGGCCTCCAGGGGTTGGTAGGGATCGGTATTGCCCGAAAAAACTATTAATTCGCCTTGCCAGGAAGGTTTGAGCAATGATTCTTGAAGTTTAGCCGGGGCATTCACCTTGACGACCAGCTTGGATTCGAAGTCCGTTCCGGATCCGAACCCCCAGTATTCGTGGGTAGGGCGTGCATAACAATAGGTGCAAGCATGAAAGCAGCCTCGATAGGGATTCACGCTCCATCGAAAGGGGAGGTCCGGGCTGGTATTGTGGCTGAGGATGGTCTTGACCCTTTCTTCGTAAATGTCCGGAGTCACGGGTGCGGCCGGCTCCAGGCGCTCCCGGACTTCAGGAACAAAAGGATTTTGGGGGTTTGAGATCGGTTTCATATCAGGTCAAAGAATTCGCTGGCTCCTCTTGTTCCCACTAGGTAAAAAGGGTAACCTTTCACGTCTGCTGTGTGCCACCTGGACATTCTGGTATAAATATATATGACACACCAGGCATTGTAGATGAAAACCACAGCTTTTTAACATAAAACTTGTTGCCCCCGTAGCTCAGTCGGATAGAGCAGCGGTTTCCTAATCAACAAAAGGGGATTGTCGAATTACTTGAGAAATCGGCAGTCCCCTCCTCATTCCCCTATAGACACTAGCGATTCATCTTCTCTGACTTTCTCTCCCTTTCCTCCTGATTCTTGCCTTATCTCCCTCTTCTTAACACTGTAATAACACCTGTTCTCTTTGCTAAGGGGTAGGGCATGCCATTGGGCCACTTCCCTATATGGGCGAGCTCAAGCCACCTGTAAACCCTGATGCAGTAGGGTACCAGTCGTTCAAAAAAAGCCCATTCTTTTGAGGGGGTATAATTGCTTTTTAAGCTGAGAGGAGTAGAGTAATCTAGCCTTACTTCCATTCCGGAGTTGCTTTGGAAATAATTCCACTATCTGATTAGGAGGTACATGAAATGGCTAACATTTAACAGCAATTTGATTTATTCCTTGAGTTTAATTCAGCAGACGCTCTCAAAAATTTAGTTAATAGTTATGGAAAGATTAGGCTGGGCATTTGGGATTCCAGCAGTGCTTCCCAATTTTTTTGATTATGGATTTATATTATTTAATAATTAAAGTAGGGAGCCAATGGGATCCCCCCCTAGTCATCACAACAACAAAGGGAGGGTCAGAAATGAAGGTTATTTTGGCAGATAATCATGGACGTGTCCTCGGAAAGGATCAAACGAGTGCGAACTTGGCTTTATTGTATCTTGGGGCTTACCTTCAACATCAGGGAGATGTTGAGGTTGAATTGGAGTATATTCCTCAGGTCAAAAGCGATACATTCCATCTGGAACGAATTCACAGTTTCGGCGCTGATATCTATGCTTGCTCCTTCACTTCGTTCTCTGCCCGCGAGACATACGAACTTATCAAGCGCATCAAATCTACCTATCCTGATGTATTAGTGGTGTGTGGGGGGCCACATGCTGTTACTCATTCCGAAGAAATTTTACGCCGCTCTGGAACAGATATAGTTGTCATCGGCGAAGGTGAAGTAACTTTTCACGAGATTGTGAAACGATTCCCTACTCACAAAGAGCATTTGAGCGAAATTTCGGGAATTGCCTATTTGAAGGATGGTATGTACCGGAAAACGCCACCTCGTGCGTTGATTTCAGATATCGATTCTATTCCCTTTCCCATTCGCAGTCTTGTTAATGACAGTGATTTTTGTGGATTAACTTACAGTAAAGCAAGACCAAATACAGAAATGGTTATTACCCGTGGTTGTCCCTTGCGGTGTGTGTTTTGTGCAAATCCCGTTTTTCGTTTAAAAAATGGTCCATTGTACCGGGCACGCTCTCCTCAAAATATCGTACTTGAAGTGGAGCAACTCTACGAACTTGGATATCGAGAAATTTATCTTCACTCGGACGAGTTAAATGTCAACTTGGAATGGTCGATTGATGTGTGCAAAGCTATCGCAGCCTTGGGCTTCAGAGATTTGTATTTCCAGTGCAACCTGCGGGTTGTTCCCATGTCTGAGGAGCTTGCCTTTTGGATGAAACAGGCAAACTTCTGGCTCGTTCGCGTTGGTATTGAAAGCACTAGCGATAGGGTCCTCACAGGTATAAAAAAGAAAATGTCTTTTGATAAAACACGGAATGCCCTAGAAATGCTTACTGCTCAGAGGATTAAGGTTTTTGGTTTCATGATGCTATTCAATTTTTGGGAAGAAAACGGAGAGGTACAACACGAAACTGCAGCTGAGGTACGTAAAACTATTAGCGATATCTACTCGCTTTGGCGTAAACGTTTAATCCATTACACTAGCTGGCAATTCGCCAACCCTGTTCATGGAGCTGAATTTTATGATATCGCTCTGCGGCACGGCATGATCGATAAAAATTATTTTCCCAGTGACACTTGGAGTTCATACAAATATTTAAAGGAAATATCAAAGCGAGAGTTTGATGCCATTTATGCCTCTGCCCGTCGCCAGCAGGGTATAATGGCATTACTATCAGGCAATTTTGAATGGCGAAATTATAGAGGTATTGCGCGAAAAGCTTACACCATGGTTGTTGGCCATCCGGGATAAATTAATTCAACAATTTATCAAGCACCTTTACAAAGGTTATATCGCTATCAAATTTTTTAAACATTTCACGGGCCCCAGCACATAGCCTTGTGTATTTGTCATCGTCTATGGAGCGTATGGCATTGGCAAGAGCTTTTGCTGACCATGGTTTAATTAGAATGCCGGAAACCTCGTGTTGCACGATTTCGGGTATTGCCATCCAATCGGTCGCAATGACAGGCATGCCGATTGAGTAGGCCTCGATAATCACACCAGGATATCCTTCGCGGGGATAAACAGTTGGCAAGATTAAGACATCATAATACCCAAGTGTGTCCAAGACATCAGGGGGTAAAACAGTACCTTTGTAATTTACCCACCCTCTGATAAGTTCTTCATCGAAACTGTTTAACGGGCCATAGACATGTATTGTGAAATTCTCAAGCTCCTCAAGAGCCTCTTTAATAATGTCAATTCCTTTTTCGGGACAAACTCTTGACAGAAAAATAAACCGGCGCGAGTAATGGCGTGATGCAGGAATCCCTTTAGGTTTTATACGTCCCGATGGGAACCAGATTGCGTCGACTCCGAAACTCTTAAAATGGTCCAGTAAATGTTGTGTTTGCAAAAATAATACATCTGATTTAAATAACGTGTTGCGAATCAAAGTACGATGCCAGAATGGCCTCGAATGGTAGATATCAAGAAAATCTCCCCCAACAGGATAGAAACAGAATCGCGTCCTAAGCAATCTGCAGAGCAAGTAGAGTGGCGGATAAAGATAAAGGATTCCGTGGTAGCTGGCATAAACAAGCACTACGTTGCAGCGGGGAACATATAGTAAAACGCGGATTACAAGATTAATCAGATTGGCTATCGTACCGAAGGCCCCATCATAGGGACGTGTATCAATTAATTTGTAAGAAATGGAATTTTTTTTCAGAAAACTTCTAAAAGCATTGAAACCTATGGAGAGACCGCCAATATGTCGGTTATAGCGATCGATGGGTCCTATTAAGAGCAATTTCTCTTTGAGCTTTTGATGTGCCATCTTGTAAAAAAACTATAATAATTGGTTTTGACGCCTATTCTAGGAAATAGCATCTAATCTTGTTCAAAATGGCCCTTAAAAATCTAGAAAATAAAAATTGCAGAAAGGATATAAAAAGAATTTTCTCTGCGTAGTAATGTTATACACACCCTGATCTTCCCCCACGACACCGGACACAGAGTTAAGCTGCCTGTTCAAATACTATCGGGATCTGATGTCCGATAGCCGAATGCCTTCTCTGCCGATTGTAATACGTTTCAATGTACTCAAAAATACTGACTTTCGCCATGCGCCGTGTCGTGTACCGCATTCGATGAACAAGTTCGACCTTCAGCGTGTGAAAGAAACTTTCTGTGACGGCATTATCGTAACAGGTCGCCCTTCGCCCCATGCTACAACGCAACCGATTGTTCGCCAGCAATCGCTGGTAGCATTTTGAGCAATACTGGCTGCCCCGATCAGAGTGGAGGATGGTGCCCTTTGGGAAGCT
The sequence above is a segment of the Nitrospira sp. MA-1 genome. Coding sequences within it:
- a CDS encoding PA0069 family radical SAM protein — encoded protein: MKPISNPQNPFVPEVRERLEPAAPVTPDIYEERVKTILSHNTSPDLPFRWSVNPYRGCFHACTYCYARPTHEYWGFGSGTDFESKLVVKVNAPAKLQESLLKPSWQGELIVFSGNTDPYQPLEATYQLTRSCLQVCAEFQNPVGLITKSALIVRDIEVLQELRDKAWVRVFMSIPFASDDIARKVEPQAPSITKRFETLELLSKAGISTAVSIAPVIPGLNEHDIPQILSQAREAGAQHATYILLRLNDNVEEVFVERMTHHFPDRIQKILARLKEVREGQVGERIFFKRHVGEGRTWDVIAQLFETAYRKHGFQDSPDTPIPATFRRPSPAQLSLFGDPQS
- a CDS encoding radical SAM protein; protein product: MKVILADNHGRVLGKDQTSANLALLYLGAYLQHQGDVEVELEYIPQVKSDTFHLERIHSFGADIYACSFTSFSARETYELIKRIKSTYPDVLVVCGGPHAVTHSEEILRRSGTDIVVIGEGEVTFHEIVKRFPTHKEHLSEISGIAYLKDGMYRKTPPRALISDIDSIPFPIRSLVNDSDFCGLTYSKARPNTEMVITRGCPLRCVFCANPVFRLKNGPLYRARSPQNIVLEVEQLYELGYREIYLHSDELNVNLEWSIDVCKAIAALGFRDLYFQCNLRVVPMSEELAFWMKQANFWLVRVGIESTSDRVLTGIKKKMSFDKTRNALEMLTAQRIKVFGFMMLFNFWEENGEVQHETAAEVRKTISDIYSLWRKRLIHYTSWQFANPVHGAEFYDIALRHGMIDKNYFPSDTWSSYKYLKEISKREFDAIYASARRQQGIMALLSGNFEWRNYRGIARKAYTMVVGHPG
- a CDS encoding glycosyltransferase codes for the protein MAHQKLKEKLLLIGPIDRYNRHIGGLSIGFNAFRSFLKKNSISYKLIDTRPYDGAFGTIANLINLVIRVLLYVPRCNVVLVYASYHGILYLYPPLYLLCRLLRTRFCFYPVGGDFLDIYHSRPFWHRTLIRNTLFKSDVLFLQTQHLLDHFKSFGVDAIWFPSGRIKPKGIPASRHYSRRFIFLSRVCPEKGIDIIKEALEELENFTIHVYGPLNSFDEELIRGWVNYKGTVLPPDVLDTLGYYDVLILPTVYPREGYPGVIIEAYSIGMPVIATDWMAIPEIVQHEVSGILIKPWSAKALANAIRSIDDDKYTRLCAGAREMFKKFDSDITFVKVLDKLLN